Sequence from the Myxococcota bacterium genome:
ACCCTACACCCGCGCGCATTGCTCTAACTTGGGAATATCATGGGAACTAGGAATGCTTAGAGGGCACTAGCGCGAAGTGAGTCGAGCTGGTTTGCGAGTACTCGATGATCGTAGACACACTGGTGTGGGGAGACACCGAGATCACCAACTCTGGCTCGCTGCTTCGAGCTGGTGGGAGCCAGACGAATGGCCCGATGGGTCCCGCGGAACGAAGCCGGATGCCGAGTCTTTCGTGCTGGAGAGTCGGATGGGCCGGCCCTTCTTCTTTGCGTAGGACGCGAGACGCTTGAGATACAGCTCAAAGCGTTCGGAAATCCGACTGACCCCGGTTCGGGGCGAAAGCGGGTGTGTATAGAGCGCTGGAGAGATCCCGACGCTCTGTAGCCGGAACCTACCGGAAGGCCCCTGGGCTGGACGCAGTGGACCCCGCGTCGGAGCTGCAGACCCCGGGGGAGGACTTTTGCGACCAGTTTGGTACCGTCCGCAACGTCAAGTACTTGATTTTACTGGCGCAATTCGGGCCGCGAGAGATGACGGAAGGGGAAGACCAAAAGTGAGCGCGAGAGTCCTTGCGATCGTGTGTTCGACCGTGTGCGTGGCGGCGCTGGCCGCGTGCGAGCCGAGCGGGAAGGGCGGGGGGACGTCGAAGCCCGCCGCCGGCGGCGAGAAGTCCGGGGCCGCGTCGTCGCTCGCGACGGGCGAGGTGCAGGTCGAGCTCAAGGATGGGCGCGTCAGCGTGGTGTGTCACGACGCGCTGCGCGGGATCGTGGTCGAGAAGCTGGCGCGCGAGGCGGGCTTCCAGCTGAACGGCGACCTCGACTCCGTGGCGATGAACCTCGACCTCCACGACGTGCCCATGGAGCAGGTGCTGCCGCCACTCCTGGCCGGTGTCTCGTACCGCGCGCAGTGGCAGTATCAGAAGGAGCAGGACCGCACCACGCTCGCCAAGCTCGAGGTCGGCGACGTGGCGGCGAGCGCAGTCACCACGGCGGCGCACAAGCCGAAGCTCGGCGAGGCGCTGCGCGAGCGCTTCCGGGCCATGCGCGACACCAAGCCGAGCGAGAAGCAGAAGGCCGAGGCGGCCCAGCGGCGCGAGGAGCGCGCGCGCTCGCAGGCCGACGCGCTCGAGGAGCTGCGCAGCTCGAGCCCCGAGATGCGCATGGAGGCGGCGGCCGAGATCGAGCCCGAGGGCCCGGCGCTGCACACGCTCATGGACACGCTCTCGAACGACGC
This genomic interval carries:
- a CDS encoding HEAT repeat domain-containing protein; its protein translation is MSARVLAIVCSTVCVAALAACEPSGKGGGTSKPAAGGEKSGAASSLATGEVQVELKDGRVSVVCHDALRGIVVEKLAREAGFQLNGDLDSVAMNLDLHDVPMEQVLPPLLAGVSYRAQWQYQKEQDRTTLAKLEVGDVAASAVTTAAHKPKLGEALRERFRAMRDTKPSEKQKAEAAQRREERARSQADALEELRSSSPEMRMEAAAEIEPEGPALHTLMDTLSNDADARVRAKVAEQLADADGCVASMGLVTATGDPDPSVRCAAWHSLEMNCDESMLPTMQPTCARETDPKVRECCTGTLEMCE